A single window of Rhizobium indicum DNA harbors:
- a CDS encoding nuclear transport factor 2 family protein codes for MQDNTLEQRIQTLEDKVALKALVDTFANLADQKDLATQSLLFAEDAVVDTYFEGQLFASLRGRKEIQETFTGFMANFETAYHINGQHTAEIDGDRATAVHYCLVVLVNTVDGKKMRNTNGVYYNDEYVRQGGRWLISKRTSHFTWRDTMEMAAG; via the coding sequence ATGCAAGACAATACTCTGGAACAACGCATCCAGACCCTCGAAGACAAGGTCGCCCTCAAAGCACTCGTCGACACTTTCGCCAATCTCGCCGACCAGAAGGATTTGGCCACTCAATCGCTGCTGTTTGCCGAAGACGCGGTTGTCGACACCTACTTCGAAGGACAGCTTTTTGCGTCGCTTAGAGGCCGCAAGGAGATTCAGGAGACCTTTACCGGCTTCATGGCCAATTTCGAGACGGCCTACCATATCAATGGTCAGCATACCGCGGAAATTGACGGAGACCGCGCAACAGCAGTGCACTATTGCCTGGTTGTCCTCGTCAATACGGTCGATGGCAAAAAGATGAGGAATACCAACGGTGTTTATTACAATGACGAATATGTGCGCCAGGGCGGTCGGTGGCTGATCTCGAAGCGCACGTCGCATTTCACATGGCGTGACACGATGGAGATGGCGGCCGGTTGA
- a CDS encoding peroxiredoxin, with amino-acid sequence MTIAIGDKLPAATFKEKTADGPVEITTDQLFAGKRVVLFAVPGAFTPTCSLNHLPGYLENRDTILGKGVDDIAVVAVNDWHVMGAWAQSSGGMGKIHFLADWDAGFTKAVGLDADLSAGGLGLRSKRYSMLVEDGVVKALNVEESPGQATVSGAAAMLEQL; translated from the coding sequence ATGACCATCGCGATCGGCGACAAGCTTCCTGCCGCCACTTTCAAGGAAAAGACAGCTGACGGCCCGGTCGAAATCACCACCGATCAGCTCTTCGCCGGCAAGCGCGTCGTGCTCTTTGCCGTGCCGGGCGCGTTTACGCCCACCTGCTCGCTGAACCACCTGCCGGGTTATCTCGAAAACCGCGACACCATCCTTGGCAAGGGCGTCGACGACATCGCCGTCGTCGCCGTCAACGACTGGCACGTGATGGGCGCCTGGGCGCAATCGTCAGGCGGCATGGGCAAGATCCACTTCCTCGCCGATTGGGATGCCGGCTTCACCAAGGCCGTCGGCCTCGACGCCGACCTCTCCGCCGGCGGCCTCGGCCTCCGCTCCAAGCGTTATTCGATGCTGGTGGAAGACGGGGTGGTGAAAGCTCTCAACGTCGAGGAAAGCCCCGGCCAGGCCACCGTCTCGGGCGCTGCCGCGATGTTGGAGCAGCTCTGA
- a CDS encoding protein-disulfide reductase DsbD domain-containing protein codes for MMIISSGPRRLLIAVVSVVAALVPFYSAHAEMSAWADNEGGRMRLVALAPDARGKIRAALQIEPKPGWITYWKEPGNSGIPPQITIAAASGVTLDAIAYPVPKHFFNGAIEDIAYDAPVTLPLSLTVAGKGPVTIDAAAFIGICKDICIPFQANLQLKLGPAIQSHPQEEAILQAADASLPKPPSVDFGVTAHAMSPDRKTLSLTLALPAGGPGEGKGAPDIIVTGPSGYAFTKQIGGKRDGATFKVDISIGKLPKDYDIVGKQWSVLVIDGERAMETTLAFE; via the coding sequence ATGATGATTATTTCCTCAGGCCCGCGCAGGCTTTTAATCGCGGTTGTGTCGGTGGTCGCAGCCCTTGTGCCGTTTTATTCCGCCCATGCGGAAATGAGCGCCTGGGCGGACAACGAAGGCGGCCGCATGCGCCTCGTGGCGCTCGCGCCCGATGCCCGCGGCAAAATCCGCGCTGCCCTTCAGATCGAGCCGAAGCCCGGCTGGATCACCTATTGGAAAGAGCCCGGCAACAGCGGCATTCCGCCGCAAATCACCATCGCGGCGGCAAGCGGCGTCACGCTCGATGCCATCGCCTATCCCGTTCCGAAGCATTTTTTCAACGGCGCGATCGAGGATATTGCCTATGACGCGCCGGTGACGCTGCCGCTGTCGCTGACGGTGGCCGGCAAAGGCCCGGTTACGATCGATGCTGCCGCCTTCATCGGCATCTGCAAGGATATCTGCATTCCCTTCCAGGCGAATTTGCAGCTGAAGCTTGGCCCCGCCATCCAGTCGCACCCGCAGGAGGAGGCGATCCTTCAGGCCGCCGATGCGAGCCTGCCGAAGCCGCCATCGGTGGATTTCGGCGTGACGGCGCATGCGATGTCGCCCGACAGGAAGACGCTGTCGCTGACGCTCGCTCTGCCGGCCGGGGGGCCGGGTGAGGGGAAGGGCGCGCCGGATATCATCGTCACCGGCCCGAGCGGTTATGCCTTCACCAAGCAGATCGGCGGCAAACGCGACGGCGCCACCTTCAAGGTCGATATATCAATCGGCAAGCTGCCGAAGGATTACGACATAGTAGGCAAGCAATGGAGCGTGCTCGTCATCGACGGTGAACGGGCGATGGAGACGACGCTTGCCTTCGAATGA
- a CDS encoding YqgE/AlgH family protein has translation MSLLTLKNRRERGFFDGQFLIAMPGMEDRNFARTVIYICAHSDAGAMGFVINRPQSLTFTDVLLHLDMIKQEDSIVLPKRAREFPIQTGGPVESGRGFVLHSDDYSSDSSIPVSDDICLTATLDIVRAISKGDGPTRATMLLGYSSWSAGQLESEVVNNGWLTCPANEELIFDRSLDDKYERALAGMGVTAAMLSAEAGHA, from the coding sequence ATGTCCTTATTGACGCTGAAGAACAGACGGGAACGTGGCTTCTTCGATGGCCAATTCCTCATCGCCATGCCGGGCATGGAAGACCGCAATTTTGCGCGCACAGTGATCTACATTTGCGCGCATTCGGATGCCGGCGCCATGGGCTTCGTCATCAACCGTCCGCAGAGCCTCACCTTCACCGATGTGCTGCTGCATCTCGACATGATCAAGCAGGAAGATTCGATCGTGCTGCCGAAGCGGGCGCGCGAATTCCCGATCCAGACCGGCGGGCCGGTGGAAAGCGGCCGCGGCTTCGTGCTGCATTCGGACGATTATTCCAGCGACTCCAGCATTCCCGTCAGCGACGATATCTGCCTGACGGCGACGCTCGATATCGTGCGCGCCATCTCCAAGGGCGATGGGCCGACGCGGGCGACGATGCTGCTCGGCTATTCCTCCTGGTCGGCCGGCCAGCTCGAAAGCGAGGTCGTCAACAATGGCTGGCTCACCTGCCCGGCCAATGAGGAATTGATCTTCGACCGCAGCCTCGACGACAAATACGAGCGGGCGCTCGCCGGCATGGGCGTGACCGCTGCCATGCTTTCGGCCGAAGCCGGCCATGCCTGA
- a CDS encoding CsbD family protein, with protein sequence MGSTSDKISGKANEIAGKTKQSVGKATDDREMQAKGAVQEAKGKGQVATGKVKDKLKGAVDRL encoded by the coding sequence ATGGGTAGCACCAGCGACAAGATTTCCGGTAAGGCAAACGAAATTGCCGGCAAGACCAAGCAGTCCGTCGGTAAGGCGACGGACGATCGCGAAATGCAGGCCAAGGGCGCCGTCCAGGAAGCCAAGGGCAAGGGACAGGTCGCAACCGGCAAGGTCAAGGACAAGCTCAAGGGCGCCGTCGACCGGCTCTGA
- a CDS encoding zinc-binding metallopeptidase family protein, which produces MKLFACDNCDQVVHFDNRRCVRCNHRLGFLPGDLAMHALEPRDETLWQLVSNPDRDVRFCANASLDICNWLVDDDGESEFCVACRHNRLVPNTDTQDGIDRWRRISQAQRHLFYSLLRWKLPHPDRAQDPQGGLVFDFLEDSIESNGFIVPAMTGHEEGLITIRAAEADDATREQARSSMNEPYRTLLGHFRHEAGHFIWNKLVRDRNAVEDFRTVFGDERQDYTTALQTHYAGGAPLGWQDNFISAYAASHPWEDFAECFAHYLHIVDTLETARAFGIAIDPRGHEEIAGEVDFIPYRARSAEQLVSAWVPLSIAINAIQRSMGQPDSYPFVLSSPVVAKLEYLHRLIQGAATAPQQRAA; this is translated from the coding sequence ATGAAGCTTTTTGCCTGCGACAATTGCGATCAGGTCGTCCACTTCGACAACCGTCGATGCGTGCGTTGCAACCATCGCCTCGGCTTCCTGCCAGGCGACCTCGCCATGCATGCGCTGGAGCCGCGCGACGAGACGCTCTGGCAGCTCGTTTCCAATCCCGATCGCGATGTCCGCTTCTGCGCCAATGCCAGCCTCGACATCTGCAACTGGCTGGTGGACGATGATGGCGAGAGCGAATTCTGCGTTGCCTGCCGCCATAACCGGCTGGTTCCGAACACCGATACCCAGGACGGCATCGATCGCTGGCGGCGCATCAGCCAGGCGCAGCGTCATCTGTTTTATTCGCTGCTGCGCTGGAAGCTGCCGCATCCCGATCGGGCGCAAGACCCGCAAGGCGGCCTGGTCTTCGATTTCCTCGAGGATTCGATAGAGAGCAACGGCTTTATCGTGCCGGCCATGACCGGCCACGAGGAAGGCCTGATCACCATCCGCGCCGCGGAGGCCGACGATGCGACGCGCGAACAGGCGCGCAGCTCGATGAACGAACCCTATCGCACGCTGCTCGGCCATTTCCGCCACGAGGCCGGCCATTTCATCTGGAACAAGCTGGTGCGCGACCGCAACGCCGTAGAAGATTTCCGCACGGTCTTCGGCGACGAACGGCAGGATTATACGACAGCCCTCCAGACCCATTATGCCGGCGGCGCCCCCTTGGGATGGCAGGACAATTTCATCAGCGCCTATGCGGCATCACACCCCTGGGAGGATTTCGCCGAATGCTTCGCGCATTACCTCCATATCGTCGACACGCTCGAAACCGCTCGCGCCTTCGGCATCGCCATCGATCCGCGCGGCCATGAAGAAATCGCCGGCGAGGTGGATTTCATCCCCTACAGGGCAAGAAGCGCCGAACAGCTGGTCAGCGCCTGGGTGCCGCTCAGCATCGCGATCAACGCCATCCAGCGCAGCATGGGTCAGCCTGACTCCTATCCCTTCGTGCTCTCCTCGCCTGTTGTGGCAAAACTCGAATATCTGCACCGGCTGATCCAGGGCGCGGCGACGGCACCGCAGCAGCGGGCGGCTTAA
- a CDS encoding flavodoxin, which yields MQKSSARRHFLTSLPLAAIGLAMTSAGTEAQQTPSANTLVAYFTRTGNTRVIALQVRRARQAALIEIQPAEPYPEDYEETVAQARRETEQGFLPPLAQLVANLEQYREIFLGFPIWGTTAPPVIRSFLRSHDLSGKIIRPFITHGGYGLGSSLEVIRSLAPRATIEPPFSLEADQERRTMEQVRSWLG from the coding sequence ATGCAGAAATCGAGCGCACGCCGGCATTTTCTCACGTCGCTGCCCCTTGCGGCCATCGGGCTGGCTATGACCTCCGCCGGCACTGAGGCTCAGCAAACTCCGTCCGCGAACACGCTGGTCGCGTACTTTACCCGGACAGGCAATACACGGGTCATTGCCCTGCAGGTCCGCCGGGCACGCCAGGCCGCGCTGATTGAAATCCAGCCGGCCGAGCCCTATCCGGAAGACTATGAGGAAACTGTTGCCCAGGCTCGCCGGGAAACCGAACAAGGCTTCCTCCCGCCCCTGGCTCAATTGGTTGCCAATCTCGAGCAGTATCGGGAGATATTCCTGGGCTTCCCGATTTGGGGAACAACGGCACCGCCTGTTATCCGCTCATTTCTGCGGTCTCATGATCTTTCGGGCAAGATCATCCGGCCCTTCATCACTCATGGCGGTTACGGCCTTGGAAGCAGCCTTGAAGTGATCAGGTCCCTGGCGCCGCGTGCTACGATCGAGCCGCCGTTCTCCTTGGAAGCGGACCAGGAACGCCGGACGATGGAACAGGTGAGGAGCTGGCTGGGTTGA
- a CDS encoding (R)-mandelonitrile lyase produces the protein MKTIAASLAISAFAAAGAEAQQNPRVAPPAVYDVAPGLGHFTDDVLFGEFWKRGDLTPRDRSLVTISVLISTGKGHVLANHVKRALENGVEPREVGEVVTHLAFYSGWPNAISAVTETKKAFDELKIAPVADSGDPRIQFDAATEAARSASVDAEVAPTAPALADLTNRALFGDLWQRPDLSARDRSLVTVAALVAMGQSDQLTFHLTRAMDNGLSREEAAEAVTHVGFYAGWPRAISAVPVLKTVFASREASASSNPAEADIKVVKRGSQPVSGPAERFTGEVQISAAYKGDGAARIGGATVAFEPGAHTAWHSHPLGQTLFVVSGRGWVQKEGGTVQVMEPGDVVWIPPMVKHWHGASADEAMVHFAVSEALDGNSVTWMEKVATEDYRQGREAE, from the coding sequence GTGAAAACCATCGCCGCAAGCCTTGCCATCTCGGCATTCGCAGCCGCAGGCGCCGAAGCGCAGCAGAACCCCCGCGTAGCTCCGCCGGCCGTCTATGACGTCGCCCCGGGCCTTGGCCACTTCACGGATGACGTTTTGTTCGGCGAGTTTTGGAAGCGCGGGGATCTGACCCCGCGCGACCGCAGCCTGGTCACCATTTCGGTACTGATCTCAACCGGCAAGGGGCACGTCCTTGCCAACCACGTAAAGCGCGCCCTAGAAAATGGTGTCGAGCCCAGGGAAGTGGGTGAGGTCGTCACTCATCTTGCATTTTATTCCGGCTGGCCCAATGCGATATCGGCCGTGACGGAGACCAAGAAGGCCTTTGACGAGCTGAAGATCGCGCCCGTGGCGGACAGCGGTGACCCACGCATTCAGTTCGATGCCGCAACGGAAGCCGCCCGCAGCGCGTCCGTGGACGCCGAGGTGGCACCTACCGCGCCGGCCCTTGCCGACCTGACAAACCGGGCATTGTTCGGTGATCTGTGGCAGCGCCCGGATCTGTCGGCCCGCGATCGCAGCCTCGTTACGGTGGCCGCTCTCGTGGCGATGGGGCAGTCTGACCAACTGACGTTCCATCTCACCCGCGCCATGGATAATGGTCTCAGCCGCGAAGAGGCAGCTGAAGCTGTTACCCATGTCGGGTTCTATGCCGGCTGGCCTCGCGCCATATCAGCAGTGCCGGTTCTCAAAACGGTCTTCGCAAGCCGTGAAGCGTCCGCCTCGAGCAACCCGGCGGAAGCAGATATCAAGGTGGTCAAACGCGGCAGCCAACCGGTAAGCGGTCCGGCCGAGCGTTTCACCGGCGAGGTCCAGATATCGGCCGCTTACAAGGGTGATGGCGCTGCCCGCATTGGCGGTGCCACGGTTGCCTTCGAACCTGGCGCCCATACGGCCTGGCATTCGCACCCGCTCGGTCAGACGCTGTTTGTCGTTTCCGGCCGAGGCTGGGTCCAGAAGGAAGGCGGCACGGTCCAGGTCATGGAACCGGGTGATGTCGTCTGGATTCCCCCGATGGTAAAACACTGGCACGGTGCGTCGGCTGATGAAGCGATGGTGCATTTTGCGGTATCGGAAGCACTCGACGGCAACAGCGTGACCTGGATGGAGAAAGTCGCGACTGAGGACTATCGCCAGGGTCGCGAAGCTGAATAA
- a CDS encoding LysR family transcriptional regulator encodes MRRDELGDLAAFLTVAEERSFTRAAALLGTSQSSLSHTVRRLEDRMGLRLLTRTTRTVVPTEAGEQLAETLRPAFNDIRSRLDALGAMRHAPGGTIRITSTRHAAETILMPAVKGLMRSYPDINIEISVDNRLIDLVNERFDAGVRLGEHIEKDMIALKIGPEMRMLVVASPDYFARHPKPATPHDLTQHHCINLRLATVGGLYAWEFEKDGKPLNVRVEGQFICNDVQMIVDAALGGFGLACLPDDYLLPLIREGKLVPVLEDWSPPFSGYHLYYPSRRLASPAFSLLVNALRYRS; translated from the coding sequence ATGAGGCGCGATGAACTGGGTGACCTGGCAGCCTTCCTGACGGTCGCTGAAGAACGAAGCTTCACACGCGCGGCAGCACTGCTGGGGACATCGCAATCCTCCCTCAGCCATACAGTGCGCCGACTGGAAGATCGCATGGGCCTCCGGCTCCTGACGCGGACGACCCGCACCGTTGTTCCGACCGAGGCCGGGGAGCAGCTGGCCGAAACGCTGCGACCTGCGTTCAATGATATCCGCAGCCGGCTGGATGCACTTGGCGCCATGCGTCATGCGCCGGGAGGCACGATACGCATCACTTCGACCCGGCATGCCGCAGAAACGATCCTCATGCCTGCCGTAAAGGGATTGATGCGGTCTTACCCGGATATCAACATCGAGATCTCTGTCGACAATCGGCTGATTGATCTTGTGAACGAGCGCTTTGACGCCGGGGTCCGGCTTGGGGAGCATATCGAAAAAGATATGATCGCGCTCAAGATCGGACCGGAAATGCGCATGCTGGTCGTTGCCTCGCCGGATTATTTCGCACGGCATCCGAAACCGGCCACTCCGCATGACCTGACGCAGCACCACTGCATCAATCTCAGGCTTGCAACTGTTGGCGGCTTGTACGCCTGGGAGTTCGAAAAAGACGGCAAGCCGCTGAATGTTCGTGTGGAAGGTCAGTTCATCTGCAATGACGTCCAGATGATCGTCGATGCGGCGCTGGGCGGTTTTGGTCTGGCATGCCTGCCAGACGATTACCTGCTGCCGCTGATCCGTGAAGGAAAACTGGTGCCCGTGCTGGAGGACTGGTCACCGCCATTTTCTGGATATCACCTTTACTATCCGAGCAGACGGCTTGCTTCCCCCGCATTCTCGCTTCTGGTGAATGCATTGCGTTATCGCAGTTGA
- the rnhA gene encoding ribonuclease HI, which produces MKHVDIFTDGACSGNPGPGGWGAVLRYGDVEKELCGGEADTTNNRMELLAAISALSALKSPCEVDLYTDSAYVKDGISKWIFGWKKNGWKTADKKPVKNAELWQALEAARDRHKVTLHWVKGHAGHPENERADELARRGMEPFKKGKAVSF; this is translated from the coding sequence ATGAAACACGTCGATATCTTCACCGACGGCGCATGCTCCGGCAATCCCGGCCCGGGTGGCTGGGGCGCCGTGCTGCGTTATGGCGATGTCGAAAAGGAGCTTTGCGGCGGCGAGGCGGATACGACCAACAATCGCATGGAGCTGCTGGCGGCGATCTCGGCGCTATCGGCCTTGAAGAGCCCTTGCGAGGTCGATCTCTATACCGACAGCGCCTATGTCAAGGACGGCATCTCCAAGTGGATTTTCGGCTGGAAGAAAAACGGCTGGAAAACCGCCGACAAGAAGCCGGTGAAGAATGCCGAACTCTGGCAGGCGCTGGAGGCGGCCCGTGACCGCCACAAGGTGACGCTGCACTGGGTGAAGGGCCATGCCGGCCACCCGGAAAACGAACGCGCCGACGAACTCGCCCGCCGGGGCATGGAGCCTTTCAAGAAGGGCAAGGCGGTTTCGTTTTAA
- a CDS encoding homoserine kinase, with amino-acid sequence MAVYTDIAEDDLKWFLTEYDAGTLLSYKGIAEGVENSNFLLHTSKDPLILTLYEKRVEKSDLPFFLGLMQHLSARGLSCPLPLPRRDGALLGSLSGRPAALISFLEGMWLRKPEAKHCREVGRALAEMHVAGDGFELKRPNALSIDGWRGLWEKSEARAGEVEPGLQTEIRNELDFLSTAWPSGLPAGVIHADLFPDNVFFLGDQLSGLIDFYFACNDLLAYDVSICLNAWCFEKDGAYNITKGTAMLEGYQSVRPLSDAEIAALPVLSRGSALRFFLTRLYDWLTTPEGAMVTKKDPLEYLRKLRFHRQIKTPAEYGLSL; translated from the coding sequence TTGGCAGTCTATACCGATATCGCCGAAGACGATCTGAAGTGGTTCCTGACGGAATATGACGCAGGCACGCTGCTCTCCTACAAGGGCATTGCCGAAGGCGTCGAAAATTCCAACTTCCTGCTTCACACCTCCAAGGATCCGCTGATCCTGACGCTCTATGAGAAGCGGGTGGAAAAGAGCGACCTGCCTTTCTTCCTCGGCCTGATGCAGCATCTTTCCGCCCGCGGTCTGTCCTGCCCGCTGCCGCTGCCGCGCCGCGATGGCGCGCTGCTCGGCTCGCTGTCCGGCCGTCCGGCGGCGCTGATCTCCTTCCTCGAAGGCATGTGGCTGAGAAAGCCGGAGGCGAAACATTGCCGCGAGGTCGGCAGGGCGCTGGCCGAGATGCATGTGGCCGGTGACGGGTTTGAGCTGAAGCGGCCGAATGCCCTGTCGATCGACGGCTGGCGGGGGCTGTGGGAAAAATCCGAAGCGCGCGCCGGCGAGGTCGAGCCCGGCCTGCAGACCGAAATCCGCAACGAACTTGACTTCCTCTCCACCGCCTGGCCGAGTGGCCTGCCGGCCGGCGTCATCCATGCCGACCTCTTCCCCGACAACGTCTTCTTCCTCGGCGACCAGCTCTCCGGCCTGATCGACTTCTATTTCGCCTGCAACGACCTGCTCGCCTATGACGTCTCGATCTGCCTGAATGCCTGGTGCTTCGAGAAGGACGGCGCCTACAACATCACCAAGGGCACGGCGATGCTCGAGGGTTACCAGAGCGTCCGGCCGCTGAGCGATGCCGAAATCGCAGCCCTGCCGGTGCTGTCGCGCGGATCCGCGCTGCGCTTCTTCCTGACCCGGCTCTATGACTGGCTGACGACGCCGGAAGGTGCCATGGTCACCAAGAAGGACCCGCTCGAATATCTCCGCAAGCTGCGGTTCCACCGCCAGATCAAAACGCCGGCCGAATACGGATTGAGCCTATGA
- the ispH gene encoding 4-hydroxy-3-methylbut-2-enyl diphosphate reductase: MNIAAKPPLTIRLCGPRGFCAGVDRAIQIVVLALKSYGAPVYVRHEIVHNRYVVEGLEAKGAVFVEELDEIPAEHRAQPVVFSAHGVPKSVPEDAASRNLFYLDATCPLVSKVHKQAMRHNRLGRHVVLIGHAGHPEVIGTMGQLPEGSVSLIETIEDADAYVPVDPDNLGYVTQTTLSVDDTAGVITRLHERFPNLTAPAADSICYATTNRQEVVKQAAPGCDLFIIVGAPNSSNSKRLVEVALRAGAKKSILVQRAAELDWDEIGAISTLGLSAGASAPEVIVNEIIEAFRARFDARVELAETVQETENFLVNRELRNIELTAADMAFVNG, from the coding sequence ATGAATATTGCGGCGAAACCTCCTTTGACGATCCGGCTCTGCGGCCCGCGCGGCTTCTGTGCCGGCGTCGACCGCGCCATCCAGATCGTCGTGCTGGCGCTGAAATCCTATGGCGCGCCGGTCTATGTGCGCCACGAGATTGTCCATAATCGCTATGTCGTCGAAGGGCTGGAAGCCAAGGGCGCCGTCTTCGTCGAGGAACTGGACGAGATCCCGGCCGAACATCGCGCCCAGCCGGTGGTTTTTTCCGCTCACGGCGTGCCGAAATCCGTGCCGGAGGATGCGGCAAGCCGCAACCTCTTCTATCTCGACGCCACCTGCCCGCTGGTCTCAAAGGTCCACAAGCAGGCGATGCGCCACAATCGCCTCGGCCGCCATGTCGTCCTTATCGGCCATGCCGGCCATCCTGAGGTGATCGGCACGATGGGTCAGCTGCCGGAGGGTTCGGTCTCGCTGATCGAGACGATCGAGGATGCCGACGCTTATGTCCCCGTCGATCCCGACAATCTCGGCTATGTCACCCAGACGACGCTGTCGGTCGACGATACGGCCGGCGTCATCACCCGCCTGCACGAGCGCTTCCCGAACCTGACGGCGCCGGCAGCGGACTCGATCTGTTATGCGACGACCAACCGCCAGGAAGTGGTGAAGCAGGCAGCCCCCGGCTGCGATCTCTTCATCATCGTCGGCGCGCCGAATTCGTCCAATTCCAAGCGTCTCGTCGAAGTGGCGCTCAGGGCAGGGGCGAAGAAATCGATCCTCGTGCAGCGCGCCGCCGAGCTCGACTGGGACGAGATCGGCGCGATTTCGACGCTCGGCCTTTCCGCCGGCGCCTCGGCCCCCGAGGTCATCGTCAACGAGATCATCGAGGCCTTCCGCGCCCGCTTCGACGCTCGCGTCGAGCTGGCCGAAACGGTGCAGGAAACTGAAAACTTCCTCGTCAACCGCGAACTGCGCAATATCGAGCTGACGGCGGCCGACATGGCCTTCGTCAACGGCTAG
- a CDS encoding SURF1 family protein yields MTDIDHAAPRRRLPVFTGILVLIALAILISLGTWQVERLHWKEGLIADIAARQAASPVPLADIEAMAATGGDIEYRKVTAAGRYINNKERHFFATWRGQTGYYIYTPLELADGRFLFVNRGFVPFDNKEPEMRMQGQLTDQQTVTGLAREKLPGKPSWVVPDNDVAKNIFYWKDLDVMAESVGLEKASVIPFFVDADSTPNPAGLPIGGVTQVDLPNDHLQYAFTWYGLAAVLLVVVAISWFRKGAKPPQQ; encoded by the coding sequence GTGACTGATATCGACCATGCCGCGCCGCGCCGCCGGCTGCCGGTTTTCACCGGCATCCTGGTGCTGATCGCTCTTGCCATCCTGATTTCGCTCGGCACCTGGCAGGTGGAGCGCCTGCACTGGAAGGAGGGCCTGATCGCCGATATCGCCGCGCGGCAGGCAGCAAGCCCCGTGCCGTTGGCCGACATCGAGGCGATGGCGGCGACGGGCGGGGACATCGAATACCGCAAGGTCACCGCCGCCGGCCGCTACATCAATAACAAGGAGCGGCACTTCTTCGCCACCTGGCGCGGCCAGACCGGCTATTACATCTATACCCCGCTGGAGCTTGCCGACGGGCGCTTTCTCTTCGTCAATCGCGGCTTCGTTCCCTTTGACAATAAGGAGCCGGAAATGCGCATGCAGGGCCAGCTGACGGATCAGCAGACCGTCACCGGCCTGGCGCGCGAAAAGCTTCCCGGCAAGCCCTCCTGGGTGGTGCCCGACAACGACGTCGCCAAGAACATCTTCTACTGGAAGGATCTCGACGTCATGGCCGAGAGCGTCGGGCTGGAGAAAGCGAGCGTCATTCCCTTTTTCGTCGATGCCGATTCCACCCCCAATCCGGCCGGCCTGCCGATCGGCGGCGTCACCCAGGTGGATCTGCCGAACGACCATCTGCAATATGCTTTCACCTGGTACGGGCTGGCCGCCGTGCTTCTCGTCGTGGTGGCGATCTCCTGGTTCCGCAAGGGTGCCAAGCCACCTCAGCAATAG
- a CDS encoding DUF983 domain-containing protein, protein MNEDSAHFPPVDPVKTGIKGCCPRCGQGKLFDGLLGVKPRCAACGLDYSFADSGDGPAVFVILIVGFIVIGMVLWLQVNYGPPIWVHILLFAPLTIILSLLTLRWFKGILIAMQYRHNAREGRLSD, encoded by the coding sequence ATGAACGAGGACAGCGCCCATTTTCCGCCCGTCGATCCGGTGAAAACCGGCATCAAGGGCTGCTGCCCACGCTGCGGCCAAGGCAAACTGTTCGACGGCCTGCTCGGCGTAAAGCCGCGTTGCGCCGCCTGCGGCCTCGATTATTCCTTCGCCGATTCCGGTGACGGCCCCGCCGTCTTCGTCATCCTCATCGTCGGCTTCATCGTCATCGGCATGGTGTTGTGGCTGCAGGTGAATTATGGGCCGCCGATCTGGGTGCATATCCTGCTCTTTGCTCCGTTGACGATTATCCTGTCGCTGCTGACGCTGCGCTGGTTCAAGGGCATCCTGATCGCCATGCAATACCGCCATAATGCCCGCGAAGGACGCCTGAGTGACTGA